cttctctctcctccttgccACACTTCAGCAGCTCTTGTTAGTGCCCAAGATGTGCAACATGTGACTGTAGACTTTTGGAAGAACTTTACACTGACATGTGACCTCACGATGCACACAGACATCGCAGCACAGCAGCCACTGAACATCAGCTGGGAGGCCATGGGCAAGGACGTGGTGCGGTATGACGGGAATATGCACTATGGGCCGCTGTTTCAGAACAGGGCCTCAGCCACCTGGGACGATGGGAAGCTCTTTGTCACGCTGCATCCAGTGGTGTTGAGTGACGCGGACGTCTACGAGTGCTTGTGGCATGGCAGGAAGACTCTTCGCACGGTCATCATCACGGTTTTGGGTGAGTACGGACAAGAAGGCCTGCTCTTCAGGGGCTGTTACATGCAAAATCCATTTCAAAGGGAAGGCTGCCTGGTGTTACCGCAAATCTAAAATCTATGAATCCAGTAATTCACATGTATCACATATATATGGTCCAGTTTCAATTGGGTAGCTAAAGCATGACCTAGGTGTTCTCTTGGTTCCTTTGGATTATTGTGTGAGTGATAGTCATAATGTACTTTTAGATGTCTAAAATGTgaagctcaatgaaattatcaTTACAGTATACGATTGAATGGAACACAACCTTTTACAATATCATACAATGATATTTATAGTTTTGAACAGGTTGGCAAAGATATGCACcccaaaatacaaaaaaactgGCAGTGTATCTCCCAACAGACTTGTGCAACATTGGTATCATCAATGCACAGGaggcgtgtgcacacacataagaATTACCATTGAATttgaaaacattaaaatatagtACATGGACTGGATTTATTGATTACTTGGCATGCTTTATATTGACCAGGCATAGCTTTGTTGTTATAGATCTTTACTTTCTAAGGAAGGAACACAACTGGATAAGAAGCCATAGCCTAGAGATAATCCCCTTGTTTCATTCTGCTCATTTCTGTGTCCCTTTGTCTTCCTTCATATCTTACCCTCTACACCCACTCCTTTCAATTTTCCCTCAATGAAGAAACTTATAATgaagaagacatatttgttcgCTATGTGAACGACAGTGTCCGATTGCCCTGCTGGGGTATAATTTCTAAATCAAGAACTTTGGAAAAAGTGTCGGTCTATTGGAAGAAAAATGGCAAGGACCTCTACAGTCTGGTTGGAGGGAGGCCCCCAAATCCCCCCAGCTTCATGTACAACAATGCATTTATGAGCCAGGACCTGATCCAGGAATATGGTGAACTGTCCTTATTCATTGAAAACCTGTCACCTGAAGACACTGGAACATATAAATGTTGGTACAGTGACGACAACTTCGCTGCAGTGCCTGGGATACCAGGGTCGGTCGAGCTTACAGTATTGGGTAAGGAGACACGTCCTTCTAcatttcaagtcaagtcaagtcaagtttatttatatagcgcatttcatacacataggtcattcaatgtgctttacataaataaaaccaaataataataacaaataaaagcatagaagggcaatatagtcaaagaatagttcaaaaggtaaagatcataataaaaagaaaacataaaacacaaggtaaaatcatttaaaaataaagaatgattaaaaagacaaaataaaagacacaaggtagaataattttcaagacagattcagaaattataactcagtgcagttagcagaaagcatctgagaacagtttggtcttaagtctagatttaaaactggctacagttggggcctttttaatgtcatccgaaagttggttccagagctgagccgcatagcagctaaaagctgcttcaccatgtttagttctaacagcaggttttactaacaggcttttctcctgagacctgagaggtctggagggtgtgtactgctgaagcatgtcgagaggtatttaggtcctgctccattaagtgatttataaacaagcagtagtgctttaaagtcaattctgtgactggaagccagtgcagggacttaagaaATGTATCAGCCAGCCTGTCAGCCACTTATCAACTGTTAGCTTAAACCTACCCCGAGCATTATATCACCATAACCCAAATACACGCTGACCCCCCATTAATGGATGAAAATGATCATCTGAGTCATCTTTCTCAGCAACTATGCGGCACAatgcatattatattatattagttTGTGAAAGACCACATATTTAACCCTATATGAAATTACATTAATTTTATTGATTTCTTTGATGCTATGTGATGTGTTCTGGTAGAAACCATGAAATTTACTTAAATGTACTAAATGTAAGAAAAACAAAGCGTTCTCTTTTTAAAATGTCCATATGGTCAAATTCAGAGTAGACGCTTTGGATGCTCCGTGCTGTTATGTGATTTGCTTGTGACATCCTCCCTACAGACTACATACTCCCAACTGAGATAGATCCTTTTGTCGTCAGCGACAACAGCAGCTCCAGCCCGACCTCCTATCCCACCATGGCCGACCAGGAACAGGAAGGTAAACAGGCATGGAGGGGACACACAGGCTCACTGTCACCCACACAGTCCCATTCAGAGAGGAACCTGTCTGCGACTTTGCAataatgaaacatgacatatagtGTTTGAACAAGTTGGCTTGTTTGTTCTGTACATAAGCTGATGTTAATAGTATGAGAACTTCATTTGGTGTTTTGGTCACTAATGGATGGATGTCCAGAGGAATTTCATACAACTCCTTTTCGTTTCATAATAAGCAACTTTCCATGATCCTTTTTGATGGTTTTAGACAAATTGGGTACCCCTTTAGCACTAATGAGTACCCAGTACATTGGAAATTGATGAAATGGGTTATTCCTACATTGTGTCACCTTAAATATAAAGTTTAGGTGATGTATTCTCTGGGTTGATGATTGCTGTGGGtagaatggcccttgtaatgtaaTTGACATGTAAGTTGCCTTGgagaaaagtgtctgctaaatgaataaatgtgaagTACATTGCACTGTTATGCAAATGCAGAATAGTCCTGTGGGCCAGATGACTAAATGAGTAAGCGACTGTGAGCGACTGTGTTTTAAAATAGGTCAATAGCGCAATAACTACTCCATAACATAGCTAATAAACACAGCCTTAAATGTCTACTGCTAAATGTCCTACTCATATTTATAGGGATGTGTAAGTCTGAATGCTGCATAACACTCCTCAAGGGCACTTCTGTTTATGTTCACACTGTCTTAGAACATTCAtatgggacggggtgggatgggacagtaatcaaaatacaacttttgtttttaatgtattgtaggcctatatatgtTTGATTATTGGTAGCTGACAAGTCCATACATATGTTTATTTCATTGTAACAGAAGTCTGGCCAGAAATGCAGGGCACATCAGTTCTAGAAACCAGCCCGGGTAAGACACACCTCACAGAGGCCAATGCGCTGAACCAGACACTTCCACATAGCACCACAAACCCACACTGACTTTACAACTAAACACAATTGGCCACGTCAGACTCTAGATATCTGAATGGAACGAAAGCAATATGGAACGAAAGCAATCACAAATATGTTTCTGGTTGACTATTAATAGTGATGTGTAAAATGTGTCAAATTAATCTAGACATATGTGACAGATGATCCTATATTTCTCTTTACCTATCAACCTTACACATCCCTATAGCTATAACAATCCTGTCATAGATTTTGTCTTGACCATGTTGTATTAAAGGTAtgaattttttttctttcactttctccaAGGTGCTGAGGAGACTGTACCCCCACTGCCGTGGGTTCGGATCGGAATAATCTCTGGGGTTCTGATCATCACGGCTCTCGTAATGGGACCACTGGTGGCTATGGGAAAGATTTAACACATCTTTTAGAAGAGAGGCGatctgcgtttttttttttttttttaaaaacattcacAAACTAAGAATTATTTCTTTATTATGTGTGCTCAGAGATGTCACTGTTTCATCCAGTGGTAGGCAAGGAAAAACAACcaatctttctttccttcctgttgatcttaaaaaaaaaaaaaaaaaaaaaaacaattctggGACTTAATTCTGCTGACTTTAAAGTTGTCAGGACCTGTAATTCTAAAGCATTCTGTAATGGTTTCTGGGACCAGAATGTTCTGGTCTTCACGTGAACCTGAATCATCATGAGCTAACCTGCTAATGTGGTGCtgattagtccattgtgatgctATACGATTACAGGCCCTCTGTGACAAGGGCTGAGAAGAGCATTCTCATTCCTACTCAGTTTTATAGCATAGGTGCTGCAGCTTTACAAGTAACCCTGAAATAGATCATCCAAAGTGAACTGTTTTCATCTGGACCATTATATGTCTAAGCAGGAGGCCTTGGCCAAGTAGCATGCTGGATTTAATGGCAATGTTTAGTTTTGTCCAATTTGCTACCTCATTGGCCTTTTAATTACCCGCTTCATGCTTATGTAGAAATAGTTACCAGTAGTGGCTAAACGTCACCCATGAAGCCCTGTGTAGTGATACACAAGACTTGGCTGTATTGCACCACTGAGGTATTATCTTTCGTCCCAACAGTGCCTCAGTGCCTTATGTATAATCCATCAGGCCTATTTACGTGTGGCCTCTCGTGTAGGGAAACAGATATTGAGAGAGTAATGCTAGTCAAACTAAAAATACTTGAGCTCCTCTGAATGTGCTGCTGGGTGGGATAGAGGCAATGCTTATGAAATGGACAATGCAACCTATGgaacttttgtttttctttcttttgttggaGAAAGATCTCTTTTGTGCTTTGTACTTTGCAAAGTGTACATTAAAATGGTTAACCGCGAGTTGATCATATGTTGGAAGACTGAGTGTGTCTGATTCTTACACAAACCTGTTGCAAGAACACAGCAGGGCCAGCGATGCATACCTGCCATGTCCTGTATCGACTTTACCAACATATGATCCTGGgcctgtgtatgagtgtgaatatatatatgcatgcacGTATATGTGCACATGCCTTAGTATCAGTCTTCTGATAAGTGTTAAGCATTAGGCTGTCTTTCATCTACTGAACACGAGCCCTTGTGAATAAGGAGTGATAACCACGACTGCTGAAAAAGGAGAGTGTGAATGCCTATGTGGGTATTACGTCCTCAGTAGTTGTGAGGACGATGTGAAACTTGATAAAGTGTGCTTAATCATGTAATTGTTTGTCTGTTGTTCTGCTTTCCTTCTACTATGTATGAGATAGTatagcgaccttgggtttgagaaaggcgctatataaaataaacttattattatatatttatttattatttgtgtCATCAGTGAACACCATGCACTCTGGTCAGGAAAGAGGCAACTTCACTTCAACAGACACAATTCAACCTTTAATGCAGTTCAAAGAACAAATTAATAAAAACATACAGAGTTCTGCCATTATCCACACAAGGTCTGAGCCTCTTCAAAGAAATGCCTATGTGCAtctaaattacattttttttcttaaaacaAGGACGaggcatttttaaaaataagggggtaggggtggggtgaaggggcaaaaaaaaatctcccggtGATATAGGGGGAAATATATACTCACTTGTTTTTCTGTGAAAAAATGCAGAATGCATTaccattttgtttttgaaatgcAACCCAAAGAGGTGCTGATCTAAGTAAGCATGGTCATCAAACTCGCTCTGCCCTAaacagggtatgtgtgtgtgtgtgtgtgtgtgtctcacagccAGGTGAGAGCATATGCGTCTGAGTGTGGGCTGTACAGGTGAGTGGGAGAGTTATTCTGTCTTTACACCATGTATGtatacattatgtgtgtgtgtagctgctgaGTGAATAGTCtactgtctgcgtgtgtgtgtttgagagctcAGGTTGTCGAGGCAGCGGTAAACACAGGGCCGGTGGGGACGCTGTCGCCAGAGACCTCGCCCATGGCTTGCAGTGCCACGGTGGCGGCCATGGCCTTGGCGTGTTTTTTGTTGGGGCTGGGCGTCTGCGGCTGGTATTCACTCCCGTTCACCACCACCTGCACGGTGACAGACGAGATGGACACATGCAAAGAGAGAACACGCCACATGTCAACAGAGTCCGCCACATGTCATGAGCACACGAACCCTCAAACGTTTACATGCACAATAAATGCTTCATAGTCTCCCCCATGAAGGTCTTTGGTGCAGTTTGTCTATTAGTTACACTGGTATCATCACCTATTCATTTTCTGCATTGACCACAATCgcataaataaaaatgtaaaatacttTATGCAGcattgggaaaaaaaaaaaaaaaaactatacacGTAAAGTGGGCCTTTTCTCATGTTTGGCAAACTGACCTGGTGAAATGTTCTCACTTGTTTTCCAAATGTAAGCATCCCCTTGTATGTATTCATTTAGtgaacataaacaaaatatttttttttcttcacagcTATTGCTTATCTAGTTGGTTGTTGATGCCTTCAGATACAGATACTGGAACAGTGAAAAAAGGCACTTAGATTTACATTTTAGCTTGGATGAAATTAAGTGTATAGACATGCATCTTTTATTCTGATCATTATTGATGACCACGTCTACCACTTACTGTATGCTAAATTTAGGTTGGATGGGCAAATTAAtagtataataatataataatatcacAACATACTGTTACAGCAGTGTAGACTGGTGCGTTCTCTctgagctggatgtgtggaggcCCTATGGTCTACTGACCCCACCATAACACTCAGGGGTGTGATTggcaaaggtaaaaaaaaagaggaaaatatACGAAGCACGGAGTGACACCCCACCCCGATGGTTGGAGTACTTTAGTGTACTATAGTGTTGGCTAccttatttatatttaatttacccATCACCTACACTTCATAAAATTCATGGGGCAAAATTCATACATGATGTCTTTAAATCAATTTGTTGACCTTTGTTTCATTGCTTCTGCTGAGAAACTAGttcgccacacacactgaacttatCAAGCATTCTTCAGAACGTTCAATGAAATCCACTAGTAAACGGAATACACTAGTTGCGGCGTGATATTCGGAAAGatgtgaagcacaaaacccgtcgtCATTGTCAGCGGCCTGTTATAACAATGGCCTGTGTTATAcataaatatagcctacctctgaccgacagacccccccacccctcttaaAAAAAACTCATCGGATCTATACAAATTGTGTGGGTCTCATTTTCAAGTCCAAAAACACAGAATTCCGTTTAAAAACGGAAGAATCACACCCCTGAACACTGCTGCATGGCAGCCCTGACTACTTAACATGTCAGGGAGCTGTGCCTAGTGCTATTCatgtcagcgtgtgtgtggaACTAGCTGAAACCAGACCCCTCATCTCACTTGCATATTGAGATGTGACACTGGGTCATACCAGTCATACTAACGTCAGATGAAAAACTTGCCCACTTTAGCTGATTCAAACCAACATAGAACATGCAAAGGGGCACTCCTTGATCCTGGTGCGATTGTATCTgaactcaacagccaatcaaatcaaCCCGTCCCCTTACGTGCACCTGAAACACAGGCTCTTAAGTGGCTTAAACAATGTATTGGTCCGCCCCCAAACCCTAAGTTTGTTTCCCCATCTACAGTGCCAGGACACCAGAGCTTTGTTAAGTGTGCACCACATGGGCCAGGTGCACTCTGTTAAGTGTAGACTGTACAACAAGTGTATTCCATTTCAATAGATGACGACCTCTATAAGCTGGAATATTACATTTTGGTGAGGTCATGTCAGAAATCAACCCGTGCAAACCTTAAAGAGGAAGTTCTTGCGATGGTCCGGGCCGCTGTGATGCACCAAGACAAAATCTGGGGGTAACCACTTCTTCTTGTTGCACAGCTCAATCAGGGCAGACACTGGATGCTTCCCTAAAGAGGTCCAAAATAGTGCTTGTTACTGATCCGTCCTCAGACTGTGAGGACTAGTTTGGGATCTGTAGGCTACTGACCCACATAAGGGCGAGAGCATGACATGCACCATCAAACCAAACAATCAAAATCGACTTATTTACTCACAGACAAAGCTAATGGCATGGCCATAGTAGTTGGACAATAGCTGATGGCATTGGTTGCTTGTTTAGCAAGTAGGCTTAGTAGATTTTAAGtttgcaaaagtgtgtgtgtgtgtttgtgagagtgacTCACCCATTAGGTCCTTCATCACAATCAGACCTCCAGACTTCTGGGTCTTCTCCCCCTCTGCCACCAAACCTGTCAATCAAGACAACACTTTGTCGTGACATGACCCTTCAAACTTCTGAGTGCATTTCCATTAGACCTATAGGAAAAATGCTGACTCCCACCATGGCCCAGTACTCTTCTTACTGCACAATACAGTAACCCAACACCAAACACAACAGGCTGAACACACACTTCCTAAATAACAGCACATCCAGAAACACTAAATCAGAGGCCTCTCAACATGCAAGCAGCATAGAGACATTGTTTGCCTATTATACTgcctgtctatgcacaatttcaacccaattttgctgctcttatttcttcattgtatgtgccttcttatttacttttttattgtttacttgaatgttatgtttgtctgtggacttaattggtaaaatatgtctcgtctccaccgtgggatagtgagaaacgtaatttctatctctttgtatgtcttggcatgtgaagaaattgacaataaagcagactttgactttgttgAAGCACACAGTTAAGAGcagtgttggggaagttacttttaaaaagtacccgttactttacttagttaccctctatggaaagtaactttttacgttactcgttacttttacgttattttatgttgctcgactttgggcagaacccaatatctgttcctaaatgtgtaggcctacataaagttctactatggaggacataacaggtatttcttttgtgctatttattattaaaaaaaatgccacaaacagagcacttgacaagaaaacaCAGGGCTTATACTTCAACACCATGTTACTTAGTGGACAGTCAGGGAAACTACACACTGATATGAGAAGGCTGTGGAAGCGTCAGCTGATTAGTGGGCGTTGACGCACCAAGGTTTGAAAATGGGAAAGAGTGGCAAATGCGCGTTTCCCATGATGTGAGTTTCTGTGTCTGCAACGCAGCGTGCCCATGACCTCTCAGATCTTTTAGGATTTTCGTTTGGACATTTTCCTTCTGTGGACTACTGTCGTCGTAAGACAGAACTTTGACTTGAAGGACCTGGAGCTTGGGCTGGCCACTCGCTGGGAGTAAGGATTGGGTTATTCGGAGTAAGGATTGGGTTATTCGGCGTTCTTCGGCGGATGGTAAGCTACGCTCCTGGCCTTCTCATTAGTCGCACCCACAGTTCATCCACACTGACCTAGTTTTCAACTTCACGTTTACACATACACTGCAGGGCAAGTTTAACGTTACAATCCAGGTCCTAGCTAGCAGGTAGTTACTTTAGAATCCCTAGACAACGTAGCAGGTAAGCGAGCTAGCTTTGTaacctttttgtttgttttggtttgtcaGAGATGGCGTCATGGCAGTTTTCGTGTCTTTGTCGGGGTGGACTTGGCGTGTTTGTAACAACCACCACTAAAGccctatgaaacaatatcaaataacatAGCCTCGATTCATCTTGGGCATATAGGTGAGCACAAAATATATGAGGGCTTATTTTATAGCCTTATACTCTTTCATTAAACAGGCGCTCCTCCGAAATTTGGTGCAAATCGTATCAATAGGCTGGCAGTTGAGTTAACGCCAGTGGAAAAAATCAGggcacagtgtaggctacaactaACACTCACATTCCTCCCCTTAGTTTCAACGAGTTCGAAGTAATGTCCATCCCTCAGAAGTTAGCGTTGGCTGCGTCTTGCTTCATTGCCACCAGCCTGTCACGTACCATGTGGAGCTATGATTGCACTTCCTCTGTCATGTAGGCTGCCATTTGGAGCTCGTGCCTATTGCGCAAGTGCGCAGCTGAGAGAACAGCGTCGCTGTCAAACCTGTCCCTGGGAAAAGTAACTTTGCGCCGATATGAAAAAGGAACTACGTTACGTTACCAAATTTTCAGTAGTAGCGCGTTACACTACTTTTTACTCGAAAAAGTAGTTACGTTACCGTAACACAACACTGGTTAAGAGCTACTTCAGGGACGTGCCTCGTGTTTACAAGTAGGACCTCTGACTTTGAGGCAGAGCGCTTCGTTACATTTTCCATAACGTCCACAAACCTCGGCGGTCGATCTTGAAGTCAATGATGATGGGTTCCACGGTGCCCTCGCGGTGCTTGCCCAGGCCCTCGCCCAAGCGCCAGCCCATCTTGCGCATCAGCATCTCGCCCATGCCGCCCGACACCGGCGCCGCCCGCAGGAACTGGTCCTGATACggcagaagagaggaagaggaaaggaagaggaggacgaagtggaggaggaagagaagggaaagagaggggcaCACAGACCAAAAGGGAGAGTCATGAACGTCGCGAGATGGTGATGGTCAGCATCTCAACACTCCTGTTCTCAAAACATCATCTAGGTTACATTTGATCCATCAGAAGACTTCCGTCATTTCACATGAGAAACGATGTAGGAGTTCCCACTAAAAAAATTGAGAGCCTGAAAAATTCATGACTTGACATAAAGAGCTTACTGAGATTTTATCGAGGTCTTTAGTAGAATGTGTCTCCTGTCTGTAATTATGCTTATAGTTGTGCTCAAATTAGAATCAGTGTTTGGAGTTGGATGAGCGGTCTTCTTTACAATGTTAACCAACACAGAAGGTCAGTGTTACACTAGtagcacagatacacagaccTCCAAACAGGGCTGGgaaaactgcacacacacacacacacccctcgatACATAAGCACACAAGTAGGGCTGGGACGGTATTGATTTTATCTTAACGCGGTTGAAAATGCAATAAATTCCCAGGATTTCTCGGTATACCGCTttaaacccccaccccccccacccaagaCTAAGAAAATTGAACATTCGGGTTAAGTAAACAtgcatgtcatttatttttatggGTCATGAGCTTGTCCCCAGAGTGTATCACTGTAGCTGCCTTGCTAACTTGCTAACCCAAgccaattttttttctttttgtatcGACAGTACTCGTGACCTCGACAAACTGATCTAGATGAAAAAACTCCAGACTCCAGATTTATAACATCTTCATTGAACATAATAAGGAATATGTTTATCATTTTACATTTAGGCTAATAGAACACCTTGAACAGCATACCGCACAAAGATCTGTTGACGACATTGAAACAGGAATGTGTAACCTTACAAAACAGACCCGCGGTAGGAGTCACGTGACCGCAATATTGCGGTTACTGTCCCAGccctacacacaagcacatacaataaatgtgtgaaaacacacacacacatacacttaaatTTTACTCTTTTTTAACCATCtctaactttctctctctctctctctcaaacacacacacacacacacacacacacacacacacacacacacacacacacaggtagagaGTAATGGTGCAGGGTGGAGTACGTACCTAGGCCCCGCTCAGTGGCACGGCCTCAGACGGGACTAGAAGGGGGCCTGACAGACACCATGGCAACAAGGCAGCTACAAGGACTGAGCCTGCAACAAGTGTCCATACAGAGGGGTGAGAGTTCACAGGGCAGACTGTGAACCCACACCCCCCTGCCCAATCCTCCCCTGTTCCCATCCCCATCCATCCGTTTGCCCAGACGGTCAGTCATCCACTTAGCCATTCATCAGTCtctctccactcatccatccatGGGTTTCCCTTCCCCGGTTGAGACACAAAGACCTCCCCCCACCCGCCAGCTATCTTGGGAACCTTGTACACACAATTCGGTTTATCGGCGGGTCTCTTTGTGATCGCGGGCCTGCTGCTGTAACCAAACTCCTGTGGGGTGTGGAGGTGCGTGGAGGTCACTAGAGTGCGGAGGACCTTGCTGGACGCACGCCAGTCTCAACACTGCCGGCAGCAACTGGTCTGTGTGATCCAGGCCAAATAAAGACAGCCTGATTTATTAACGTGTGGCCATCTCAAAAATCTCTGACCACCGACaccccaacccaccccacccatTGGGCGAGTTCAGCATATAGCCCCCCAGATGTACCCGCGACATATAAATAATACCAAGCGGCTAGCACAGAGGAGGACTCAGGAGGAGGGTTAAAGGAAGATCGGCTATGACGACAAGGTAAATATGGATGTCTTTTTTAGAAAAGGGTGACAGCACAGCGGGGCGGGCGAGCAGGCGGACGAAAGCATGTCCCCTCTCAGGTGTGGGAATGTCCTGCTGTTGTTCGAGAGGACGGCATGACTACTTTAACCTGACCCCTGTTTATTCCGGCCAGAAGGATTCCGAGCCTATATTAGAGGTTTGAGATTACCACCTGAGTATCAGCTGGACTTAAGTTACACGGCGAGTCAGTGTCCGGTTAACAGTAAATCTACACaacaaaataataacaataataataataataataacaataaataaaacttgCTGAAAATATGTGTGGTGATGAAATCAAGCAAGAATGAATAAACTGTTTAAGAATACCTGTCAACAAAGATTAGTGCTTTTCTTCTGCTATGCGTTGTCAATGTCAGGTCAATAAtgaaaaacagacaaacagggTCTGCACcctttttttgcttttgttATTGACCATAAATGAAACAACCTGGATCAAAACACAACCGCCAAAATGAGTATCATCTCAGAAGTTAGAGCGAAAAACTGTCATGGAGGACTTGATAGTTGTTTTCTGTGTAATTTCAGTCCATTTTTAACAGATGGATGGATGTTCTAGATGCACAAGGAACACTTCAAGACTTCGCCAGGGTTTTATCACAATTTCTGTGTGATGCTCGACAATGTATCAAAAGCAAAAGAACAAGCCTTAGCCCTATCCATCACCGATTAGCAagtttaaaatgctgcttgtaccggggggggggggggggggggggagcgaggTAAAACAAACAGAGCTTTCGTTTTTTATACTCTTCCTCCATCACCCCTCTCTCTTATTCTATTAAATAAACTCCCTGCTGCTGACGCCAAACCTGACGACATCGGCAAACAGTGCGACCCGCTTTGTACGTACATACTAGGTT
This portion of the Alosa sapidissima isolate fAloSap1 chromosome 22, fAloSap1.pri, whole genome shotgun sequence genome encodes:
- the LOC121697826 gene encoding uncharacterized protein LOC121697826 isoform X2, which translates into the protein MKVLCLALTVILVSADIAAQQPLNISWEAMGKDVVRYDGNMHYGPLFQNRASATWDDGKLFVTLHPVVLSDADVYECLWHGRKTLRTVIITVLETYNEEDIFVRYVNDSVRLPCWGIISKSRTLEKVSVYWKKNGKDLYSLVGGRPPNPPSFMYNNAFMSQDLIQEYGELSLFIENLSPEDTGTYKCWYSDDNFAAVPGIPGSVELTVLDYILPTEIDPFVVSDNSSSSPTSYPTMADQEQEEVWPEMQGTSVLETSPGAEETVPPLPWVRIGIISGVLIITALVMGPLVAMGKI
- the LOC121697826 gene encoding uncharacterized protein LOC121697826 isoform X3 yields the protein MKVLCLALTVILVSAAALVSAQDVQHVTVDFWKNFTLTCDLTMHTDIAAQQPLNISWEAMGKDVVRYDGNMHYGPLFQNRASATWDDGKLFVTLHPVVLSDADVYECLWHGRKTLRTVIITVLETYNEEDIFVRYVNDSVRLPCWGIISKSRTLEKVSVYWKKNGKDLYSLVGGRPPNPPSFMYNNAFMSQDLIQEYGELSLFIENLSPEDTGTYKCWYSDDNFAAVPGIPGSVELTVLATTAAPARPPIPPWPTRNRKKSGQKCRAHQF
- the LOC121697826 gene encoding uncharacterized protein LOC121697826 isoform X1; protein product: MKVLCLALTVILVSAAALVSAQDVQHVTVDFWKNFTLTCDLTMHTDIAAQQPLNISWEAMGKDVVRYDGNMHYGPLFQNRASATWDDGKLFVTLHPVVLSDADVYECLWHGRKTLRTVIITVLETYNEEDIFVRYVNDSVRLPCWGIISKSRTLEKVSVYWKKNGKDLYSLVGGRPPNPPSFMYNNAFMSQDLIQEYGELSLFIENLSPEDTGTYKCWYSDDNFAAVPGIPGSVELTVLDYILPTEIDPFVVSDNSSSSPTSYPTMADQEQEEVWPEMQGTSVLETSPGAEETVPPLPWVRIGIISGVLIITALVMGPLVAMGKI